From Anopheles arabiensis isolate DONGOLA chromosome 3, AaraD3, whole genome shotgun sequence, a single genomic window includes:
- the LOC120901410 gene encoding endoplasmic reticulum junction formation protein lunapark-B, which produces MGVILSRFRKEKSTFQKLEELEEKIKSLEAYTISTQDRRKRFVGRFLVTSIVLYIVGSLIFYFVFFPPTWNERIVYSVPLLICPILIFVLKRVLAWHYERKLRLNSNKLKDLRADKKKILENVMEKETYKVAVEILDKFGEKSHRIQTQAFAASLTPQRGPKPMPVGQPAAAPRMPTPAMPQRQISPPSVAVRPATPMTPQMRPSGPMHHTPQTAPGMMIRAPPMYGARGSMPYRRTPFPIINQNEKGVLEKMVDYLVGDGPTNRFAMICSECCMHNGMVLKEEYEYTAFRCAFCNALNPAKKQRPVAPRLPYDQEQLDRLSQKPDTSSESEAEEGNDRSSGSSQSGEPRSPGVGEEEPFEPEEQVKQEEMRNLATSETESSADAGEASGEKLLPTDGEPVESSTPDSTEVPSRPETVGSKKVD; this is translated from the exons ATGGGGGTCATTTTGTCCAGATTTCGG aaagagaaaagcaCTTTCCAGAAATTGGAAGAATTGGAGGAAAAAATCAAGAGTCTCGAAGCGTACACAATCAGCACCCAGGATCGGCGGAAACGCTTCGTTGGCCGATTTTTAGTCACATCGATCGTGCTGTACATCGTCGGGTCGTTGATATTTTACTTCGTCTTCTTCCCGCCAACGTGGAATGAACGGATCGTCTATTCCGTCCCACTACTCATCTGTCCTATACT CATCTTCGTCCTAAAACGGGTACTAGCATGGCATTACGAACGCAAGTTACGCTTAAACTCGAACAAGCTGAAGGATCTTCGGGCGGACAAAAAGAAGATCCTAGAGAACGTGATGGAAAAGGAGACGTACAAGGTGGCGGTTGAGATTTTGGACAAATTCGGCGAAAAATCGCATCGCATTCAAACGCAAGCATTTGCCGCTTCGCTGACGCCTCAGCGCGGCCCTAAGCCGATGCCCGTGGGACAGCCTGCGGCGGCACCACGAATGCCGACCCCGGCCATGCCCCAAAGGCAAATATCTCCTCCCTCGGTAGCGGTTCGACCGGCAACACCGATGACACCGCAGATGCGCCCCAGCGGTCCAATGCATCACACACCGCAAACGGCACCCGGCATGATGATAAGGGCCCCACCTATGTATGGTGCGCGTGGCAGTATGCCGTACCGAAGGACGCCGTTCCCCATCATCAACCAGAACGAGAAGGGCGTGCTGGAGAAGATGGTGGACTATTTGGTGGGCGATGGACCGACGAATCGGTTTGCCATGATTTGCAGCGAATGTTGCATGCACAAcg GCATGGTTCTGAAGGAAGAGTATGAGTACACTGCTTTCCGGTGTGCTTTTTGCAATGCATTGAATCCGGCGAAAAAGCAGCGTCCCGTCGCTCCCCGGCTCCCATACGACCAGGAGCAGCTTGACAGACTTTCGCAAAAGCCTGACACAAGCTCTGAATCGGAAGCGGAAGAAGGAAATGATCGCTCCTCCGGTTCGTCGCAATCGGGCGAACCACGAAGCCCGGGTGTCGGTGAGGAAGAGCCAT ttgaaccagaagagcaaGTAAAGCAAGAAGAAATGCGAAACCTAGCAACTAGTGAAACGGAAAGCTCAGCCGATGCCGGTGAAGCAAGCGGCGAAAAGCTGCTCCCAACGGATGGAGAGCCAGTGGAGAGCAGTACACCCGACAGCACCGAAGTGCCAAGCAGACCGGAAACCGTCGGGTCGAAAAAAGTGgactga
- the LOC120903038 gene encoding GATOR complex protein MIOS, producing MSQTVVELHWFPKYSDRFLTAASSEINLYQVKNDLIDNVEKSNINLDISKSTTATLIASESRYQFVRTVAPSYHGGGEINFAAGLPNGKVALCNFVAENNVEFTPRISRACTCIAWSELEPNFLAMGHDRNRSDNCITIWDTERGVPNQSSIVSMIGLSETAHSVCWDKTFPQVLIAGMSHKYIKMMDLRQNPVITTVANTRTVNGVCVAPNGRYLASYVENIINLWDLRSLEKPISQIQMQKSISQLSWCPTRSSVLSTLQRDSPLINLIDLHWPGSEMDGGEPHSVKRFVSPFQTTATTLMTSRVPSMAYLSWHPYDLERMLALSSVGNICDYRIPQRVAVSWDNNNNLFGNNGNDLRQFATPTRSSTPTDSLNQWNIDSSEEDIAETMQHRALKNYGLMADLQRNGDLVEKNDGLQAVWRMLGHMVKEDNKQGLKEILGVNNALDGPPMSQSEPVNTKWVDFSMCSGLVVYRSEQRDMAQLLCGWTFEREKEASFGAFLDELCVKREYTRAALLACFHFRVRLAIDILGRGADQASDPSSLLRVAAIALSGFSAERSELWRKQCGAARTQIDDPYLRCMFSFLAYEKDGFETVTNETQISLSDRMAFACNFLSDVKLAEYTKGMVANCIETGDLNGLLLTGATNDGISLLQSHLDRTEDVQTVALIAARFLTSELLANYRVQYWIATYRDMLDVWGLWEQRSQLDITLGSIRSPPRSSRSVFLLCNFCGKNVSMALQEDARLRGNATTMHKLSSCPHCRKPLPRCALCLLHMGTTMGAISQSQAIHGQIGWQSKPFSKWFSWCQTCRHGGHTEHLTEWFNQNTECPVTSCNCKCFAKDLPMPQFPRDKDSVS from the exons ATGTCGCAAACCGTCGTGGAGCTGCACTGGTTCCCGAAGTATTCGGATCGATTTTTGACCGCGGCAAGTTCCGAAATCAATTTGTACCAGGTGAAGAACGATCTGATTGATAATGTGGAAAAGTCGA ACATAAATTTGGACATTTCCAAATCAACCACTGCCACGCTGATAGCTTCCGAGTCGCGTTATCAGTTTGTACGGACCGTAGCACCCTCGTACCATGGTGGAGGCGAGATCAACTTTGCAGCCGGACTGCCGAACGGAAAGGTCGCGTTATGTAACTTTGTCGCCGAAAACAATGTCGAATTCA CCCCAAGAATATCCCGAGCATGCACGTGTATCGCCTGGAGCGAGCTGGAACCGAACTTCCTGGCGATGGGACACGACCGGAATCGGTCCGACAACTGCATCACAATCTGGGACACGGAACGCGGTGTTCCGAATCAATCAT CAATTGTAAGCATGATTGGATTGTCGGAAACGGCACATTCTGTGTGCTGGGACAAAACATTCCCCCAGGTGCTGATAGCAGGCATGAGCCACAAGTACATCAAAATGATGGATTTGAGAC AGAACCCAGTCATCACGACGGTAGCAAACACACGGACGGTAAACGGAGTTTGCGTCGCACCGAACGGTCGCTACCTGGCAAGCTACGTCGAAAACATAATAAACCTTTGGGACTTACGTTCGTTAGAGAAGCCGATCAGCCAGATACAGATGCAAAAGAGCATCAGCCAACTGTCCTGGTGCCCAACGCGTTCCTCCGTGCTGTCGACGCTTCAGCGCGATTCGCCGTTGATAAATTTGATCGATTTGCACTGGCCCGGCTCGGAGATGGACGGTGGCGAACCGCACTCAGTGAAACGGTTCGTTTCTCCCTTCCAAACAACGGCCACCACGCTGATGACGAGCCGTGTGCCCTCGATGGCGTATCTTTCCTGGCATCCGTACGATCTCGAGCGGATGCTGGCACTGTCGAGCGTGGGCAACATTTGCGATTACCGCATTCCGCAGCGAGTGGCCGTATCGtgggacaacaacaacaatctgtTCGGTAACAATGGCAACGATCTGCGCCAGTTCGCTACGCCGACCCGTTCCTCGACGCCAACCGATTCGCTCAACCAGTGGAACATTGACAGCAGCGAGGAAGACATTGCCGAAACCATGCAGCACCGGGCGCTGAAGAACTACGGCCTGATGGCGGACCTGCAGCGCAATGGTGATTTGGTGGAAAAGAACGACGGACTGCAGGCGGTTTGGCGCATGTTGGGCCACATGGTGAAGGAAGACAACAAGCAGGGGCTGAAAGAGATACTGGGCGTGAATAATGCGCTGGACGGACCGCCGATGTCGCAGTCCGAACCGGTCAACACGAAATGGGTCGATTTCAGCATGTGCAGCGGGTTGGTGGTGTACCGTAGCGAGCAGCGTGACATGGCCCAGCTGCTTTGCGGCTGGACGTTCGAGCGTGAGAAAGAAGCCTCGTTCGGTGCGTTCCTGGACGAGCTGTGCGTCAAGCGCGAGTACACGCGGGCGGCCCTTCTGGCGTGCTTTCACTTTCGCGTGCGGTTAGCGATCGACATTTTAGGCCGCGGAGCGGATCAAGCGTCCGATCCGAGCTCGCTGCTGCGTGTGGCCGCGATCGCACTGTCCGGCTTCTCCGCCGAGCGGTCCGAGCTGTGGCGCAAGCAGTGCGGAGCGGCACGCACGCAGATCGACGATCCGTATTTGCGATgcatgttttcgtttttggcGTACGAGAAGGACGGCTTCGAAACGGTCACGAATGAGACGCAAATTTCGCTGAGCGATCGGATGGCGTTCGCTTGCAACTTTCTGTCGGACGTGAAGCTGGCCGAATACACCAAGGGCATGGTGGCGAACTGCATCGAAACGGGCGACCTGAACGGGCTGCTGCTCACGGGGGCCACAAACGACGGCATTAGCTTGCTGCAGAGTCACCTAGATCGGACGGAAGACGTTCAAACGGTCGCGCTAATTGCGGCCCGCTTTCTCACCTCGGAGCTGCTCGCCAACTATCGCGTGCAGTACTGGATTGCGACGTATCGGGACATGCTGGACGTGTGGGGCTTGTGGGAGCAACGATCCCAGCTGGACATAACGCTGGGCAGCATTCGGTCGCCACCGCGCAGCTCCCGGtcggtgtttttgttgtgcaatTTTTGCGGCAAAAACGTCTCGATGGCACTGCAGGAAGATGCGCGTCTGCGCGGGAACGCAACCACCATGCATAAGCTGTCCTCCTGTCCACACTGCAGGAAACCGTTGCCCCGATGCGCACTCTGCCTGCTGCACATGGGCACGACGATGGGGGCGATATCGCAAAGCCAAGCCATCCACGGCCAGATCGGGTGGCAGTCGAAGCCGTTCTCGAAGTGGTTCAGCTGGTGCCAAACCTGCCGCCACGGTGGTCACACCGAGCATTTGACGGAGTGGTTCAACCAGAACACCGAGTGTCCGGTGACGTCATGCAATTGCAAGTGCTTCGCCAAAGATCTGCCAATGCCGCAGTTTCCGCGCGACAAGGACAGCGTCTCCTGA